Proteins encoded within one genomic window of Psilocybe cubensis strain MGC-MH-2018 chromosome 2, whole genome shotgun sequence:
- a CDS encoding Protein hob3: MSWAGFKKSVNRAGTTLLQKTGQIERTVDREFADEEAKYRIFEKECQALQKDSKAYWDAMRAMTAAQSRIAETLETFYSAADRTSEGAMAGHAYKRSVDDLDTTFTRELDVPYRTTISEPLGKMCAYFPVVNEHIAKRNKKLLDYDSARSKLKKLIDKPSEDPTKLPKAQQENDECKEMFDMLNDQLIAELPQLLDLRVPYFDPSFEAMIRMQAKFAEEGYEKLSGVQRYFADNVRDDYAAGQLDAQVEGILQEMRELSICGGN, from the exons ATGAGTTGGGCAGG TTTCAAGAAGTCCGTTAATAGGGCCGGGACGACC CTGCTGCAAAAAACTGGACAAATTGAAAGGACCGTCGACCGAGAATTTGCGGATGAAGAGGCAAAATACCGCAT ATTCGAGAAGGAATGCCAGGCTCTCCAGAAGGATAGCAAGGCTTATTGGGATGCAATGCGAG CCATGACCGCCGCTCAAAGTCGAATAGCTGAGACATTGGAGACATTCTACAGCGCGGCTGATCGGACATCTGAGGGTGCAATGGCGGGCCACGCCTACAAACGATCTGTGGATGACTTGGACACCACATTCACACGCGAGCTT GATGTTCCATACCGAACAACCATTTCCGAGCCACTTGGGAAAATGTGTGCTTATTTCCCGGTCGTAAACGAGCACATAGCCAAACGAAACAAGAAG CTGTTGGATTATGATTCTGCCAGAAGCAAATTGAAAAAACTCATTGACAAGCCCAGTGAGGATCCCACGAAGCTGCCCAAG GCACAACAAGAGAACGACGAATGCAAGGAGATGTTTGACATGCTAAATGATCAACTAATTGCAGAACTGCCTCAGCTCTTGGATCTTCGGGTACCCTACTTCGATCCCAGCTTCGAGGCTATGATTCGCATGCAAGCCAAATTCGCTGAAGAGGGCTATGAGAAGCTCAGCGGCGTTCAGCG TTATTTTGCTGATAACGTGAGAGACGATTACGCGGCTGGACAATTGGATGCTCAG GTCGAAGGTATACTTCAGGAAATGCGGGAACTTTCAATCTGTGGAGGAAATTAG
- a CDS encoding UV-damage endonuclease: MNDMTSCRVLRRSSRLLSVSNNVATDTPIDAEKPVDRETTSSILQKRKRSVQEASQDQSSGVLAPKTYTGSKKRNLQAPKEQMSVSTANDDDELPSRVGQSKAKRIRERKPSPVYVIPDVQRKETSFRGRLEWVKDLGRKNVQDLLTLIQWNEDNHIRFFRVSSEMFPFASHGVHGYSLEFCAPELAKAGDLAKKYGHRLTTHPGQFTQLGSPKPAVVDAAIRDLAYHAQMLDLMGLDQDSVMIIHGGGVYGDKLATLERLKQSIKNLPDNIRNRLVLENDEMCYNAEDLLPICEELSIPLVFDYHHDKIFPSSIPPAKIIERANVIWQRRGIKPKQHLSEQRPGAVTVMERRAHADRCENLPDDLPDDMASLRPAKANPTMHTAGRKSNKRARANLEKEAIDKAEAEEENEIDDDCVSSRSSCGSDSEMFIERQNGAAGRST; the protein is encoded by the exons ATGAATGACATGACAAGCTGCCGAGTGCTGCGTCGAAGCTCGCGCCTCCTCTCGGTATCTAATAACGTGGCTACTGACACGCCCATTGACGCCGAAAAACCTGTAGACCGTGAAACCACATCTTCCATACTTCAAAAACGCAAACGCAGTGTCCAGGAGGCGTCGCAGGATCAATCATCAGGCGTTCTGGCGCCTAAAACGTATACGGgaagcaagaaaagaaatctgCAAGCGCCCAAAGAACAAATGTCAGTGTCCACGGccaatgacgacgacgaactCCCGTCTAGGGTAGGCCAATCAAAGGCAAAGAGGATAAGAGAGCGCAAGCCTAGCCCAGTGTATGTGATACCCGATGTTCAGAGGAAGGAAACGTCTTTCCGTGGTCGACTTG AGTGGGTCAAAGATCTGGGAAGAAAAAATGTCCAGGATCTTTTGACTCTCATACAATGGAATGAAGATAAC CACATTCGATTTTTTAGAGTCTCCTCAGAAATGTTTCCTTTTGCCTCGCATGGTGTCCATGGCTATTCTCTTGAATTTTGTGCTCCAGAGCTGGCCAAAGCAGGCGATCTTGCAAAAAAATACGGGCACCGCCTTACAACACATCCTGGCCAATTTACGCAACTAGGGAGCCCTAAGCCTGCTGTCGTCGACGCTGCTATTCGTGACTTGGCTTATCACGCACAGATGTTGGACCTAATGGGTCTAGACCAGGACAGCGTCATGATAATTCAT GGTGGTGGTGTTTATGGTGATAAACTAGCCACGCTGGAACGTTTAAAGCAATCGATCAAAAATTTACCTGATAACATTCGCAATCGATTAGTACTGGAAAACGATGAG ATGTGTTATAATGCCGAAGATCTACTACCAATCTGCGAGGAGCTGAGTATCCCTCTAGTTTTCG ATTATCACCACGACAAGATATTCCCATCTTCCATTCCTCCTGCTAAAATAATAGAAAGAGCCAACGTAATTTGGCAGCGGCGGGGGATAAAGCCAAAGCAACACCTAAGTGAGCAACGTCCAGGAGCTGTGACTGTTATGGAGCGGAGAGCACACGCAGATAGGTGCGAAAATTTGCCCGATGATTTGCCCGATGACATGG CGTCACTACGACCCGCGAAAGCTAATCCAACGATGCACACCGCCGGTCGCAAGTCCAACAAACGAGCTCGCGCCAACCTCGAAAAGGAGGCTATCGATAAAGCGGAGGCAGAAGAGGAAAACGAAATCGATGACGATTGTGTCTCCTCTCGATCCAGTTGTGGTAGTGACTCAGAGATGTTTATAGAGAGGCAGAACGGCGCCGCAGGCAGAAGCACTTGA